A genomic window from Wolbachia pipientis includes:
- a CDS encoding ankyrin repeat domain-containing protein, translated as MNGGVPNKGLNEQLHDILDKLASNSNLLGNFNCIQHIMFLLQAGADPNTKGQDGKTPSYYLDEKLFSILNELKSNSNLLDDSNNTQYIMSLLGTGANPNVQNQDGKTLLHYVAECNDTGGIGFLLEKGANPSVRDQSGKTPLHYAAKNNCLQAIELLLKAGADPSITDKSGKTPFEYVTEPDCLQALKYWGYNLDDSHENEGNPTTPNGSVDDCSNSSGDDSQIESVKLSDCNTEEDSSCSSSDYLFLEDSLLAKLGIPLTTDEKKLIDKFCGEIRGITAQNKQESEENILESIEKIVNDYWKEGLRLNSSCSKGNEKGDKETVTNLILEEIEGVLSDRVKPRDGTKEYIGRVNDITDQDDDNEDKVSGIIENITNELLLKGGKARQKFFFDNTELAQNYKSDYISNLGEKCEEIESKLISIACEGIVNKSKQTHEYDFKAEIDNVYFYVKYSQDSIINPAKIFNKAEALKDKALNLKVGILQIGESIVRVESIDGKRNYKDILKGSIKMSFTTEVGEISIYLHPSKEGSNKIEVEIDDESEARLNKLKAEKKSLGESCLLGGKNVLEAIENKDFKKNGNVSTEPTETIKDVPFTDFTQACSQQIDTSVKGR; from the coding sequence ATGAATGGTGGGGTACCAAACAAGGGATTAAATGAACAATTACATGACATTTTAGATAAGTTAGCAAGCAATAGCAATCTATTAGGTAATTTCAATTGTATTCAACATATAATGTTTCTTCTACAAGCAGGAGCTGATCCAAATACAAAAGGCCAAGATGGAAAAACTCCGTCATATTACTTAGATGAAAAATTATTTAGCATTTTAAATGAGTTAAAAAGCAATAGCAATCTATTAGATGATTCCAATAATACTCAATATATAATGTCTCTTCTAGGAACAGGAGCTAATCCAAATGTACAAAACCAAGATGGAAAAACTCTGTTACATTACGTTGCTGAATGTAACGATACTGGCGGTATAGGTTTTCTTTTAGAAAAAGGGGCTAATCCAAGTGTGCGAGATCAAAGTGGAAAGACTCCGTTACATTATGCTGCTAAAAATAACTGCCTTCAAGCTATAGAGCTTCTTTTAAAAGCAGGAGCTGATCCAAGTATAACAGATAAAAGTGGAAAGACTCCATTTGAATATGTTACTGAACCTGACTGCCTTCAAGCTTTGAAGTATTGGGGTTATAATTTAGATGATTCTCATGAAAATGAAGGGAATCCGACAACACCTAATGGTTCGGTAGATGATTGTTCAAATAGCTCTGGTGATGATAGTCAGATAGAGTCTGTTAAATTGAGTGATTGTAACACAGAAGAGGATTCGAGCTGTAGTTCAAGTGATTATCTTTTTCTAGAAGACTCACTGTTAGCGAAGCTAGGAATACCATTAACTACAGATGAGAAGAAGCTAATTGATAAGTTTTGTGGGGAGATAAGAGGTATAACAGCGCAAAATAAACAAGAATCTGAAGAAAATATTCTAGAAAGTATTGAGAAAATAGTAAATGACTACTGGAAGGAAGGACTAAGATTAAATTCAAGTTGTAGTAAAGGTAATGAAAAGGGTGATAAAGAAACTGTAACAAATTTAATACTTGAAGAAATAGAAGGTGTTCTTAGTGATCGTGTGAAACCACGCGATGGAACCAAAGAGTATATAGGGAGGGTTAATGATATTACCGACCAAGACGATGACAACGAAGATAAAGTTTCAGGTATCATAGAAAACATCACTAACGAGTTATTGTTAAAAGGTGGGAAAGCAAGACAAAAATTTTTCTTCGATAATACTGAGCTAGCACAAAATTATAAATCTGATTATATAAGTAATCTCGGTGAGAAATGTGAAGAAATTGAAAGCAAGCTAATAAGTATAGCATGTGAAGGTATCGTAAACAAAAGTAAGCAAACTCATGAGTATGACTTTAAAGCAGAAATAGATAATGTATATTTTTATGTGAAATATTCACAAGATAGTATTATTAACCCTGCAAAAATCTTTAACAAAGCTGAAGCTTTAAAAGATAAAGCTTTAAATTTAAAAGTCGGCATACTTCAAATTGGGGAGAGTATAGTAAGAGTTGAAAGCATAGACGGAAAAAGAAATTATAAAGATATCTTAAAAGGTAGCATTAAAATGTCTTTTACCACTGAGGTAGGAGAGATTAGTATTTACCTACATCCCAGTAAGGAAGGTAGTAATAAAATAGAAGTAGAAATTGATGATGAGAGCGAAGCAAGGCTTAACAAGTTAAAAGCTGAGAAGAAAAGTTTAGGAGAAAGCTGTCTTTTGGGAGGAAAAAATGTTCTGGAAGCTATAGAAAATAAAGATTTTAAGAAAAATGGTAATGTATCTACAGAGCCAACCGAGACTATTAAGGATGTTCCATTTACTGATTTTACGCAAGCTTGTTCGCAGCAAATTGACACAAGTGTTAAAGGCAGATAG
- the uvrB gene encoding excinuclease ABC subunit UvrB, with amino-acid sequence MKFQITTHFQPSGDQPQAIDSLIAGLNSNKRDQVLLGVTGSGKTFTMANVIARTNRPALIMAHNKTLAAQLYEEMKGLFPNNAVGYFISYYDYYQPEAYLPQTDTYIEKDSAINDRIDMLRYSAVCSLLERRDTIVVASVSCIYGLGSPESYRSMTISLSVGDKIHVNDFLSNLADLQYKRSDTRFERGYFRVRGDIIDIFPAYYENKAWRLSLLGDEIEEISEIDAITSNITKSLNTITIFPNSYHITSRETLLQTVELIKKELHECLDYYYLQNKIVEAKRLEQRTNFDIEMMRTTGICKGIENYSRYLYGMEAGDPPPTLFEYLPKDVILFVDESHVTVPQIGAMYSGNEARKKKLIDYGFRLPSAFDNRPLKFEEWEKVRPQTIYISATPGKYELAKTNNVFIEQVIRPTGLTDPICIVKPIESQIDDVIHEAQVTIGRGFCVLITTLTKKMAENLAEYMSELNMRVSYLHSDIGALERIEIICKLRSKEIDVLVGVNLLREGLDIPECGLVAVLDADKEGFLRSETSLIQTIGRAARNAEGRVILYADKITGSLDRALRETERRRKKQEEHNILHNIVPKTIIKPISNTLQERAIAEPKVNTNKDDLRRQMLAHAENLEFEEAARIKKLLQG; translated from the coding sequence ATGAAATTTCAAATCACTACACATTTTCAACCCTCTGGAGATCAACCGCAAGCAATCGATAGTTTAATTGCGGGGCTAAATAGCAATAAAAGAGACCAAGTTTTACTTGGGGTTACTGGTTCTGGGAAAACTTTCACTATGGCAAATGTTATAGCAAGGACAAACAGACCTGCGCTGATCATGGCACACAATAAAACCTTAGCAGCACAACTTTATGAGGAAATGAAAGGATTATTTCCCAATAATGCTGTTGGATATTTCATTTCTTATTATGATTACTATCAGCCCGAAGCTTATTTGCCGCAAACTGATACTTATATCGAAAAAGACTCTGCAATCAACGACAGAATTGACATGCTGCGTTATTCTGCCGTCTGCTCCCTCTTGGAGCGCAGGGACACGATCGTAGTTGCCAGTGTTTCTTGCATATACGGTCTTGGTTCACCTGAAAGCTACCGCAGCATGACTATATCTTTAAGTGTTGGAGATAAAATTCATGTTAATGATTTCTTGAGTAATTTAGCTGATCTCCAATACAAGCGCTCTGATACCAGGTTTGAGAGAGGATATTTCAGAGTGCGTGGCGATATTATCGATATATTTCCTGCCTATTATGAAAATAAAGCTTGGCGTTTATCGCTGCTTGGTGATGAAATAGAAGAAATTTCTGAAATTGATGCTATAACGAGTAATATTACCAAAAGCCTAAATACAATCACCATTTTTCCAAACAGCTATCACATTACATCACGTGAGACTCTGTTGCAGACAGTTGAGCTAATCAAAAAAGAGCTGCATGAATGCTTGGATTATTACTACTTGCAAAACAAGATTGTTGAAGCAAAGCGCCTCGAGCAACGCACTAATTTTGATATTGAAATGATGAGGACAACAGGAATATGTAAAGGTATTGAAAATTATTCGCGTTATCTCTATGGAATGGAAGCTGGGGATCCACCGCCTACTTTGTTTGAATATTTACCCAAAGACGTAATTTTATTTGTTGATGAGAGTCATGTCACCGTTCCTCAGATTGGTGCAATGTACAGTGGTAATGAGGCGCGTAAAAAGAAATTGATTGACTATGGCTTCAGGCTCCCTTCCGCTTTTGATAATCGTCCATTAAAATTTGAAGAATGGGAGAAAGTTAGGCCGCAGACTATTTACATTTCAGCTACTCCTGGAAAGTATGAGTTGGCAAAGACCAATAATGTATTTATAGAGCAAGTTATCCGTCCAACAGGGCTTACAGACCCAATCTGCATTGTGAAACCAATAGAGAGTCAAATTGATGATGTAATTCATGAGGCACAAGTGACAATAGGGAGGGGATTTTGTGTTTTAATCACTACATTGACGAAAAAAATGGCTGAAAATTTAGCTGAATATATGAGTGAATTAAATATGAGAGTGAGTTATTTGCATTCGGATATTGGTGCGCTGGAGAGAATAGAGATTATATGTAAATTAAGATCTAAAGAAATTGACGTTTTAGTAGGTGTTAACTTGCTTAGGGAAGGTCTTGATATTCCAGAGTGTGGTTTGGTTGCAGTTTTAGATGCTGATAAAGAAGGATTTTTGCGATCAGAAACATCGCTCATTCAAACGATCGGTCGTGCTGCGCGTAATGCTGAAGGTAGAGTAATTTTATATGCAGATAAAATCACTGGTTCTTTAGATCGTGCATTAAGAGAGACCGAAAGAAGAAGAAAAAAACAAGAAGAACATAATATATTGCACAATATTGTCCCGAAGACTATAATAAAACCTATATCAAACACCTTACAGGAGAGGGCAATAGCAGAGCCGAAAGTAAATACTAATAAGGATGATTTGAGAAGGCAAATGTTAGCGCATGCTGAAAATTTAGAGTTTGAAGAAGCAGCAAGAATAAAAAAATTATTACAAGGTTAA